In a single window of the Elaeis guineensis isolate ETL-2024a chromosome 6, EG11, whole genome shotgun sequence genome:
- the LOC105047038 gene encoding uncharacterized protein produces MESKGDDVLSNPSDAPKKDQTPTLDQDQEVDEEGKKAGLDADADSEGTINLLLDEIRALKAEKRELEVRLDDACKELHRVETDQRSIAAHAHVLEGKLAGTRRDLASTSEAFEALADHLNRALKDLEADKAELADANAMLEAEISALEVRLLAEVEVKEVEVPTLQTRANVLETRVIGLAEDLSRSKKRAEAAVREKVVIRELREEGLEQEIKALEETKNRLERELAGVRSQIEGHLEIQREHDAAVAGTTRAIQLLRVVAGVASLGALIVVGVTVYDLRIVR; encoded by the coding sequence ATGGAGAGCAAAGGCGACGATGTGCTCTCCAACCCTAGCGACGCTCCCAAGAAggaccaaaccccaaccctcgaTCAAGATCAAGAAGTCGACGAGGAGGGGAAGAAGGCCGGGCTCGACGCCGATGCCGACTCTGAGGGCACCATCAACCTCCTCCTCGACGAGATCCGAGCCCTCAAGGCCGAGAAACGGGAGCTCGAGGTCCGGCTCGACGACGCCTGCAAGGAGCTCCACCGCGTCGAGACGGACCAACGCTCCATCGCCGCTCATGCCCATGTCCTCGAGGGCAAGCTCGCCGGCACCCGGAGGGACCTCGCTTCCACCTCCGAGGCCTTCGAGGCCTTGGCCGACCACCTGAATCGCGCCCTCAAGGATCTGGAGGCCGACAAGGCCGAGCTCGCCGATGCCAACGCCATGCTGGAGGCCGAGATCTCCGCCCTCGAGGTGCGGCTCCTCGCCGAGGTCGAGGTGAAGGAAGTGGAAGTCCCAACTCTCCAGACAAGGGCCAATGTTCTGGAGACGAGGGTGATTGGCCTTGCCGAGGATCTGAGTCGCTCAAAGAAGCGGGCGGAGGCGGCCGTGAGGGAGAAGGTCGTGATCCGGGAGCTGCGGGAGGAAGGCCTGGAGCAGGAAATTAAGGCCCTCGAGGAGACCAAGAATCGACTGGAGAGGGAGCTCGCTGGAGTCCGGTCCCAGATCGAGGGGCATCTTGAGATACAAAGAGAGCATGATGCTGCTGTGGCGGGGACCACGAGGGCTATCCAGCTTCTTCGGGTGGTGGCAGGCGTGGCGTCGCTGGGAGCACTTATTGTGGTGGGTGTGACGGTCTATGACCTTCGCATCGTCAGGTAG